The Phycisphaerae bacterium genomic sequence TTGACCGTCGGTGGAATAGGCCGTGGCGATTTCGCCAGCATCCCCGGCCCGGGGCGACCGTACGGTTATCTCGCTAACACGGAAACGAAGGCGTCGGGTGACCCGTCCTACGGCTGGCTGGGCTATGGCCCGGTCGTCGAAGGTCAGATTGAGGGTCTCCAGCCCGGCATCACCTATATCTTGAGGCTCGTGCCTGGCGGCGGAATCAACGTGCTCCGCGGCGGCACTCAGACCCAAACCTCCGCCGAGGTCTTCGCCATCGCCGCTGACACCACCGTCGGTGATGACATTACCTTCACCATCGCGCCGGTCCAGCCGCCGGTCCAGATCCTCGGCTGGTCGAGCGTCCGCGACTGCGGCGGCGTTTTCAGGGCTATCCCATTGAACCCAACACGTAGCGTCGGCCAAGTCCTCACAACCGAAACGCGAAAAGACGGTCTCCAGATGATTCAAATCGATTTTGATGGCGACATAACTGGCAGGCACGTGCCTGGACAAATCTCCTTGTCGAACGATCTAAGCTTGGTTTCAGAGGCAGTGATCAACAATGGGTATTCCCTCTTGCTGACTGTGACTAACAGCCAAGACGGTTACTGTTACACCATTGACATCGGTGAGGCGGTCGATGGTCTGGCTTCACTGGATACGGATTGTGCCGTCCAGGTGCTCGGTGGTGATGTTAACGGTGATGGCGGCGTTAGTGCCACAGACTTGGCCTTTGTGAAAAGCAAGGTGGGCCAGGCAATCGAGGGCAATGAAAAACTGGATTTGACTTGTGACGGCTCAATTACAGCAACCGACATGGCGTATCTGAAGACCCGGGTAGGCAGACAGGCCACCTGCTGGTAATTGCGTTTGTTAACCGCAAGCAAGCATTGTGTTTTAGATGAAGCCAGTGGCGCCATGGTGGCCTGCTGGCTTCCTTGCGTTATGCTTTTATGGTGGATTGGGGCGTGCCGAGCGGCCCAGGCCCCTCAACAAACCGGCCAGTTGCTCCACCGGTTCGCTCAACTCATATCGCAGCAGGTCGCCCACCACGACAAAGTCGTTCTGAACC encodes the following:
- a CDS encoding dockerin type I domain-containing protein, whose amino-acid sequence is MRKFMLASTVVWFIVGQTMGASTVTMELELGGSNNGATCATPIYFTPGSTEDGQFALDENGRLTWAVRIHASGTHLDASQQEVAIRGVANFVFDLELYHDYVDPANLVTTATFMSTANQEMTNCGVEQNWSNVPAGMAYLSNAAFAVVFDTNTSTSVGPGRIVDYYRLTDGHPGGGPRMDVRCYPKAAAGEGKLQGVGAGYSLWNKSSLSLLTVGGIGRGDFASIPGPGRPYGYLANTETKASGDPSYGWLGYGPVVEGQIEGLQPGITYILRLVPGGGINVLRGGTQTQTSAEVFAIAADTTVGDDITFTIAPVQPPVQILGWSSVRDCGGVFRAIPLNPTRSVGQVLTTETRKDGLQMIQIDFDGDITGRHVPGQISLSNDLSLVSEAVINNGYSLLLTVTNSQDGYCYTIDIGEAVDGLASLDTDCAVQVLGGDVNGDGGVSATDLAFVKSKVGQAIEGNEKLDLTCDGSITATDMAYLKTRVGRQATCW